AGGTCATCCCGCTCGAGGCACATGCCGAGGGCGACGATGGCCTGCCGCCCGCGCGGCTGGCCGAGCTGCGCGCTAAAGCACGCGCGGCCGGCGTGTATGGCCCGCAGCTTCCGACCGAGCTGGGCGGGCTGGGGCTCGATCTGCTGGAGTGCTGCCCGGTGTTCGAGGCGGCCGGCCGTAGCCTGCTGGGGCCGCTGGCACTGAACTGTGCGGCCCCCGATGAAGGCAATATGCACCTGCTGCACCTGGTAGCCAACCACGAGCAGCGCCAGCGCTACTTGCACCCGCTGGCCAGTGGCGCGGTGCGATCGTGCTTCGCCATGACCGAGCCGGCGCCTGGTGCCGGCGCCGACCCGACCATGCTTCGTACGCAGGCCGTGCGGCGCGGCAACAGCTGGGTGATCGACGGGCATAAATGGTATGCGACCGGTGCGGCTGGCGCGGCGTTCTACATCGTGATGGCGCGTACCGACCCGGCGGTGCCAGCGGCCGAGGGCTGTACGCTCTTTCTGGTCGATGCCGATACGCCAGGGCTACGGCTGCACCGGCGCGTCGAAGGGCTGACAGTTGCGACGCCGGGTGGGCACTGCGAGCTACACTTCGAGGGCTGTACCGTTTCGGACAGCCAGGTGCTGGGCGCGGTAGGCCAGGGCTTCAAGCTCACGCAGCTGCGGCTCGGGCCGGCGCGGCTGACGCACTGTATGCGCTGGACGGGTGTAGCGCAGCGTGCGCTCGAGATCGCCCTTGCACGCGCGCTCGAGCGCGAGGCGTTTGGGGCCAAGCTCGAACGCCACGAAGCCGTGCAGTGGATGCTGGCCGACTCGGAGATCGAGCTGAGCGCGGGCCGGCTGATGATCCAGCAGGCCGCCTGGCTGCTGGCGCAGGGCGGCGAAGCGCGCCGCGAGACGGCCATGTGTAAAGTGTTTGTTTCGGAGGCAGTGAACCGCGTGATCGATCGCGCGCTCCAGATTTGTGGGGCGCTAGGCATCTCGGGCGACCTGCCGCTGGCCGATTTCTACCGCGAGGCGCGGGCATTTCGGATCTACGATGGGCCTTCTGAGGTTCACCGCATGGTAATTGCGCGCGGCCTGCTGCGGCAGTTTCGGCAGCGCGCCACACGCTGAGCAGGCTGGCCCTAAAGCTGTACACACCGAGGAGATTGAATGCTACGCTACAAGCTGCTGCACCCCGAGATCCTGGCCGCGCTCGGCAGCGCCGGCCATGGTGCGCAGATTCTGATTGCCGACGGCAACTATCCATTTGCAACGCGCTCGAATCCACGCGCCCGCCAGGTATACCTGAACCTGGCGCCAGGCGTGCTCGGCGCTACCGACGTGCTGAACGTACTGGTCGACGCAGTTCCGATCGAGGCCGCGCATGTCATGGTGCCCGATATCGGCGACGAGCCGCCGATCTTCCACGAGTTTCGTGAGTTGATGCCGGGGATGCAGCTGTACATTCTACGCCGGTTCGAATTCTACGAAGCGGCATCGGCGCCTGATGTTACGCTGGTCATCGCCACCGGCGAGCAACGGATCTACGCCAACCTGCTCCTGACGATCGGCGTGATACCGCCCGAGCCGTCCTGAAGGCGCTGATACGCTTCCAATTGAGCGTTGCAGGTTGCGGGTTTGAACGTGAGGTGGGTCACTTGTTTTGAGCATGGCCATTGCGGTTGCAGGTTGCAGGTTGCGCGTTTGCACGGTAGTAACCTGCAACCTGCAACCGCTGTAAATGGCGCTATGCACATCAAGCGACCCACTAGGATCGTTGTTTCGGCTTGGGCACGCTGGTTGGCCTGGGCGGCTTGGGCGCGCTGGTTGGCCGGGGGGCGCTGGTTGGCTGGGGCGGTCTGGGGGCGCTGGTCGGCCGGGGCATTTCGGTCGGCCGGGGCACGCTGGTCGGCTTAGGGGCGCTGGTTGGCTGGGGCGGTCTGGGGGCGCTGGTCGGCTTGGGCATTTCGGTCGGCCGGGGCATTTCGGTCGGCTTGGGCGTATTCGAGGCCTGGGGCATTTCGGTCGGCCGGGGCATTTCGGTCGGCTTGGGCGTATTCGAGGCCTGGGGTACGCTGGTCGGCTTGGGCGTATTCGAGGCCTGCGGCACGCTGGTCGGCCGGCGCGTTTCGGTTGGCTTGGGCGTATTCGAGGCCTGGGGCACGCTGGTTGGCCGGCGCGTTTCGGTTGGCTTGGGCGTATTCGAGGCCTGCGGCACGCTGGTCGGCCGGCG
The sequence above is drawn from the Candidatus Kouleothrix ribensis genome and encodes:
- a CDS encoding acyl-CoA dehydrogenase family protein — encoded protein: MDFTHSARALALTERVLAFVNDEVIPLEAHAEGDDGLPPARLAELRAKARAAGVYGPQLPTELGGLGLDLLECCPVFEAAGRSLLGPLALNCAAPDEGNMHLLHLVANHEQRQRYLHPLASGAVRSCFAMTEPAPGAGADPTMLRTQAVRRGNSWVIDGHKWYATGAAGAAFYIVMARTDPAVPAAEGCTLFLVDADTPGLRLHRRVEGLTVATPGGHCELHFEGCTVSDSQVLGAVGQGFKLTQLRLGPARLTHCMRWTGVAQRALEIALARALEREAFGAKLERHEAVQWMLADSEIELSAGRLMIQQAAWLLAQGGEARRETAMCKVFVSEAVNRVIDRALQICGALGISGDLPLADFYREARAFRIYDGPSEVHRMVIARGLLRQFRQRATR
- a CDS encoding RbsD or FucU transport, giving the protein MLRYKLLHPEILAALGSAGHGAQILIADGNYPFATRSNPRARQVYLNLAPGVLGATDVLNVLVDAVPIEAAHVMVPDIGDEPPIFHEFRELMPGMQLYILRRFEFYEAASAPDVTLVIATGEQRIYANLLLTIGVIPPEPS